Proteins from a single region of candidate division KSB1 bacterium:
- a CDS encoding carboxypeptidase-like regulatory domain-containing protein translates to MEKINLSYYRPDSTSRCYSGYWRQGLVLLPACLFFSCTTPAEHSNPLDPESPAFTESATISGTVTRYYQPFLPLANVEVRLFPGPALVLTNNDGAFSFRGLAPGVYQLQARLPRYAADTLVIRLSQRQTLTTTIRLNGLPRVDSVSIFTARVSRQPDSTRFFLNVQALTSDPDGPGDVKRVQIVATNFSFADTLAQVGRGGVWQRQFSQEELPPAPLPSWPGHPLHVRVEDFPGQETLAGPFFVVRVVQEVPEPIAPINNEVIVSSPLRFRWQVVSIPYPYTQEVEIFKIDAGFPSFFTAIRNIARGTTIAAFPGGLPPSGNYFWTVKIVDEFGNWSRSKEAVFQVQRP, encoded by the coding sequence TTGGAAAAAATAAATCTATCCTATTACCGACCCGATTCGACTTCACGCTGCTACAGCGGCTATTGGCGACAGGGATTGGTTTTGCTGCCAGCGTGCCTGTTTTTTTCGTGTACGACACCGGCAGAGCATTCCAATCCGCTCGATCCCGAGTCACCAGCTTTCACTGAAAGTGCGACCATCTCCGGAACAGTGACGAGGTACTATCAACCCTTTCTGCCGCTGGCGAATGTCGAAGTGCGTTTATTCCCGGGCCCAGCGCTTGTTTTGACCAACAATGACGGCGCATTCTCTTTTCGCGGCTTGGCGCCGGGTGTCTATCAACTACAAGCGAGGCTGCCGCGTTATGCCGCGGATACCTTGGTGATCCGATTGTCGCAGCGACAAACCTTGACCACAACGATTCGACTCAATGGCCTGCCGCGGGTGGATTCGGTTTCGATTTTCACGGCGCGTGTGAGCCGGCAGCCGGACTCCACCCGATTTTTTCTCAATGTGCAAGCCCTCACCAGCGACCCTGACGGCCCCGGCGACGTCAAGCGGGTGCAAATTGTCGCGACAAATTTTTCCTTTGCCGATACCTTGGCACAAGTCGGACGGGGCGGTGTCTGGCAACGGCAATTCAGCCAGGAGGAGCTGCCGCCGGCGCCGTTGCCGAGCTGGCCCGGCCATCCACTGCATGTTCGGGTTGAAGATTTTCCCGGACAAGAAACCCTGGCCGGGCCTTTTTTCGTGGTGCGGGTCGTTCAGGAAGTGCCGGAACCGATTGCGCCAATCAACAACGAAGTCATTGTGAGCAGCCCGTTGCGCTTTCGCTGGCAGGTTGTTTCGATTCCATATCCGTATACTCAGGAGGTGGAAATTTTCAAAATCGATGCCGGTTTTCCGAGTTTTTTTACCGCCATTCGCAACATTGCGCGCGGCACCACGATCGCGGCCTTTCCCGGTGGCCTGCCGCCCTCCGGAAATTATTTTTGGACGGTCAAAATCGTGGATGAGTTCGGCAATTGGAGCCGTTCCAAAGAGGCGGTGTTTCAGGTGCAAAGGCCGTGA
- a CDS encoding sigma 54-interacting transcriptional regulator, protein MPGEYSQLDDPLLALSAISETINTIYDIDELLPKILDIALKTVNAQRGFILISDPENPAELSVRVAHNIETSAMVNIGRFSRSVVDEALATGSTVISYNVPEDVRFSSAHSLAEQNIIAAACLPLRIKTQQIGAIYMDSTERRGKFRPEMEPFLNAFAHQAAIAIENAQMYDRLRKENRRLRQTLAGKNEFAGIIGQSQAMQHVMDIVKSVMDTPATVLILGESGTGKELIARALHYNSKYKDKPFIALFCGALPETLLESELFGYKQGAFTGATHDKKGLFEEADGGTFFLDEIGDISPKIQTQLLRVLQEREVRRLGENKVRKIDVRVVAATNKDLPAEVKAGRFREDLFYRLNVITIELPALRHRGNDVVLLAQHFLDKAVARAGRPIQGFTQEAIEGMLQHDWPGNVRELENAVERAVLLAKSEFITVQDLRLAPPTPESQIMTLRDHERRLVERALAEHNGSITEAAKALGVSRRWLHYRLKEWRI, encoded by the coding sequence ATGCCGGGTGAATACTCACAACTCGATGATCCCCTGCTCGCGCTTTCGGCGATCAGCGAGACCATCAATACGATCTACGATATCGATGAGTTGTTGCCGAAGATTTTGGACATCGCGCTGAAGACCGTCAACGCGCAGCGCGGCTTTATTTTGATTTCCGACCCCGAGAATCCGGCGGAGCTTTCGGTACGCGTGGCGCACAATATCGAAACCAGCGCGATGGTCAACATCGGCCGTTTCTCCCGCAGCGTCGTGGACGAGGCGCTGGCAACCGGCAGCACGGTGATCTCCTACAACGTGCCGGAGGATGTTCGTTTCAGCTCGGCACACAGCCTGGCAGAACAGAACATCATTGCCGCCGCCTGTTTGCCGCTGCGCATCAAGACGCAGCAGATCGGCGCGATTTATATGGACAGCACCGAGAGGCGCGGCAAATTCCGGCCGGAAATGGAGCCTTTCCTCAATGCGTTCGCGCATCAAGCGGCCATTGCCATCGAGAACGCGCAGATGTACGACCGGCTGCGCAAGGAGAATCGCCGCCTGCGCCAAACCCTCGCCGGCAAAAACGAATTTGCCGGCATCATCGGCCAAAGCCAGGCGATGCAACACGTGATGGACATCGTCAAAAGCGTGATGGACACGCCCGCCACGGTGTTGATCCTGGGTGAAAGCGGCACAGGCAAAGAATTGATCGCGCGGGCGTTGCACTACAATAGCAAATACAAGGACAAACCGTTCATTGCCCTTTTCTGCGGTGCGTTGCCGGAAACGCTGTTGGAAAGCGAGCTTTTCGGCTACAAGCAGGGCGCGTTCACCGGTGCCACTCACGATAAAAAAGGTTTGTTCGAGGAGGCCGATGGCGGCACGTTTTTTCTCGACGAGATCGGCGACATCAGCCCCAAGATTCAAACGCAACTGCTGCGCGTCTTGCAGGAGCGCGAGGTCCGGCGCCTCGGCGAAAACAAGGTGCGCAAGATCGATGTGCGCGTGGTGGCCGCGACCAACAAAGATTTGCCCGCCGAAGTGAAAGCCGGCCGATTTCGTGAGGATTTATTCTACCGCTTGAATGTGATTACCATTGAGCTGCCGGCCCTGCGTCACCGCGGCAATGACGTTGTGCTTCTGGCGCAGCACTTTCTCGACAAGGCGGTGGCGCGTGCCGGCCGGCCGATTCAAGGTTTTACCCAGGAGGCCATCGAGGGCATGCTGCAGCATGATTGGCCTGGCAACGTGCGCGAATTGGAAAATGCCGTCGAGCGCGCCGTGCTGCTCGCCAAGTCGGAATTCATCACCGTGCAGGATTTGCGGCTTGCCCCTCCCACGCCGGAAAGTCAAATCATGACGCTTCGCGACCACGAGCGCCGCCTCGTCGAGCGCGCCCTGGCCGAGCACAACGGCAGCATCACCGAGGCGGCCAAAGCGCTCGGGGTTTCGCGCCGCTGGCTGCATTACCGGTTGAAGGAGTGGAGGATATAA
- a CDS encoding serine/threonine protein kinase: MNRIGPIQLFAEIKRHKNRVTYRGWDVESGQVVLVKIFDPASLPDEAALARFHQEAAIYAGLSHPNVVRLVKFGVVESRPYLALEFVEGQNLRALLNRRSPLPNDIALCLVHELLSGLAEIHRHDIIHRDLKPENIMIGNDGVVKICDFDLAEARGKHANGNLLFGSPGYLPPEAILGEAITIQSDLFALGIILYEMFTGTRPFAAATASGEMNAVIRLPHLPPSKFNPAIPPQMEQLINRLLAKSPDQRPADAAAVGRQLATQFQISGAAQKTPLLRRYITDPQAFQSEALALPAAKMSVPAVSRRTSITGKIAAAATLLLLAAALSYQQFFSTTAERQAHEPTLASPSRQDDPVGVPMTDSTWHGAPVRGSSPARLTSDRPRSLAQPSEAATAAESPAPRRSRAIVVRSVPWAYLFVNGDSIGLAPRPQPLRLAETTHEFAFKKPGFPTILYAVTIDSATADTLSFSLLEKVAQLEIRVNPWAEIELNGERRESSLEASKFFLLPGDYRVTLSHPQLGVKSEVISLRAGETRRLEVNMFQQTVRE; the protein is encoded by the coding sequence ATGAATCGCATCGGACCCATTCAGCTCTTCGCTGAAATCAAGCGGCACAAAAACCGTGTAACCTATCGCGGATGGGATGTGGAGAGCGGACAAGTGGTGCTGGTGAAAATTTTTGATCCAGCCAGCTTGCCCGATGAAGCCGCGCTGGCGCGCTTTCATCAGGAAGCGGCGATCTATGCCGGCTTGAGCCATCCCAACGTCGTGCGTCTCGTCAAGTTCGGCGTGGTCGAGAGCCGGCCCTATCTCGCCCTGGAATTTGTTGAGGGCCAGAACCTGCGTGCGCTGCTCAACCGGCGCAGCCCCTTGCCCAACGACATCGCTCTCTGCCTCGTGCACGAGCTGCTCAGCGGTCTGGCAGAGATTCACCGGCATGACATTATCCACCGCGATTTGAAGCCGGAAAATATCATGATCGGCAACGACGGCGTCGTAAAAATTTGTGATTTTGACCTGGCCGAAGCCAGGGGCAAACATGCCAATGGCAACTTGCTTTTTGGCTCCCCCGGGTACTTGCCGCCGGAAGCCATCCTCGGCGAGGCTATCACCATTCAATCGGATCTTTTTGCGTTGGGCATTATTCTTTACGAGATGTTCACCGGCACCCGCCCGTTTGCCGCTGCCACGGCTTCCGGAGAGATGAACGCCGTCATCCGCCTGCCGCATCTGCCGCCGTCGAAATTCAACCCGGCGATTCCGCCGCAAATGGAACAACTCATCAACCGATTGTTGGCGAAATCGCCGGACCAACGCCCGGCCGACGCGGCGGCAGTGGGGCGCCAGCTTGCCACCCAATTTCAAATTTCTGGCGCCGCGCAGAAAACGCCACTGTTGCGTCGCTATATAACCGATCCGCAAGCCTTTCAAAGCGAAGCTTTGGCGTTACCGGCAGCGAAGATGTCGGTTCCCGCGGTATCGCGCCGGACAAGCATCACGGGAAAAATCGCTGCGGCGGCCACGCTCCTCTTGCTGGCTGCGGCGCTGAGTTATCAGCAATTCTTTTCAACAACCGCGGAACGCCAAGCGCATGAGCCGACACTGGCCTCGCCTTCACGCCAGGATGATCCGGTGGGGGTCCCGATGACTGATTCAACTTGGCATGGGGCTCCGGTTCGCGGCTCCTCGCCGGCGCGCTTAACCAGTGACAGGCCGCGCAGCCTCGCTCAACCTTCCGAGGCTGCCACCGCCGCCGAAAGCCCGGCGCCGCGACGATCACGCGCCATCGTCGTGCGCAGTGTGCCATGGGCTTATCTTTTCGTCAATGGTGATTCCATCGGCCTGGCGCCCCGGCCGCAGCCGTTGCGGCTCGCTGAAACGACGCATGAATTTGCGTTCAAAAAACCCGGATTCCCCACCATCCTCTATGCGGTCACCATTGATTCTGCCACCGCCGACACCCTGAGTTTTTCGCTTTTGGAAAAAGTGGCACAGCTCGAGATCCGGGTGAATCCCTGGGCGGAAATTGAGCTCAACGGCGAACGGCGCGAATCCTCGTTGGAAGCCTCCAAATTTTTTCTTTTGCCCGGCGACTATCGCGTGACACTCAGTCACCCACAATTGGGCGTAAAAAGCGAAGTGATTTCTTTGCGCGCCGGCGAAACGCGGCGCCTGGAGGTGAATATGTTTCAGCAGACGGTGCGGGAGTAG
- a CDS encoding GtrA family protein, producing the protein MIRMWWQSGKFAVVGLINTGLDAGLFLILTRLAEAPALVASAFSFLAGNVNSYFMNKLWTFDDQAVGIEKGGQYARFVLVSLTVMGVHQACLVFFHHGLGLWDVAAKGIGIMLGFVLGFSLNRFWVFPRRAANHKSESNALALQN; encoded by the coding sequence ATGATTCGAATGTGGTGGCAATCCGGTAAATTTGCCGTGGTCGGGCTGATCAACACCGGCCTCGACGCCGGGTTGTTTCTCATCCTGACACGCCTGGCCGAAGCGCCCGCACTCGTAGCCAGTGCTTTCTCTTTTCTCGCCGGCAATGTGAACAGTTATTTCATGAATAAACTTTGGACATTTGATGACCAGGCCGTCGGTATAGAAAAGGGAGGGCAATATGCCAGATTCGTTTTGGTATCACTTACCGTGATGGGTGTGCACCAGGCGTGTCTTGTATTTTTCCATCACGGCCTGGGCCTGTGGGATGTGGCCGCTAAAGGAATCGGCATCATGCTGGGTTTCGTCTTGGGTTTTTCGCTTAATCGATTTTGGGTCTTTCCCCGCAGGGCCGCAAATCACAAGTCGGAGTCCAATGCTTTGGCATTGCAAAACTGA
- a CDS encoding glycosyltransferase family 2 protein, with protein sequence MPAQNFSHPRPESLRVDVVIPVYNEEKDLPRTVATLREFLQQNCPYAWRIVIADNASIDHTPAIGRSLAAQHEEVRYLRLALKGRGRALRQAWLTSDADILSYMDVDLSTDLQGFMPMIEALANGQADMAIGSRYKKGAQVKRGLKREILSRGYITLIKLFFGCGFSDSQCGFKAITRRAAHTLVPLIENQGWFFDAELLLLAEHYGFRIFEVPVRWVDDSDSRVKIVQTVSEHFIGLVRLRLAFSTGFAVAPAPAPRPLGEAFA encoded by the coding sequence ATGCCTGCTCAAAATTTCTCACACCCAAGACCTGAATCGCTGCGGGTGGACGTGGTGATTCCGGTTTACAACGAGGAGAAGGATTTGCCGCGCACCGTGGCCACGTTGCGCGAGTTTTTACAGCAAAATTGTCCTTATGCCTGGCGCATCGTGATTGCCGACAACGCTTCCATCGACCACACGCCGGCGATTGGCCGCAGCCTGGCCGCCCAGCATGAAGAGGTGCGTTATCTGCGCCTGGCGCTCAAAGGCCGTGGCCGCGCCTTGCGCCAAGCCTGGCTCACCAGCGACGCTGACATTCTCAGCTACATGGACGTCGATCTTTCCACCGATTTGCAGGGCTTTATGCCGATGATCGAAGCTTTGGCGAACGGCCAGGCCGATATGGCCATCGGCTCGCGCTACAAAAAAGGCGCACAGGTCAAGCGCGGCCTGAAACGCGAAATTCTCTCGCGCGGTTATATCACGCTCATCAAGTTGTTCTTCGGTTGCGGCTTTTCCGACTCGCAATGTGGCTTCAAAGCGATCACGCGTCGCGCCGCACATACGCTGGTGCCGCTCATCGAAAATCAAGGCTGGTTCTTCGATGCCGAGTTGTTGTTGCTCGCCGAACACTACGGTTTTCGAATTTTCGAGGTGCCGGTGCGCTGGGTGGATGACTCGGATTCCCGCGTGAAAATTGTGCAAACGGTTTCCGAGCATTTCATCGGGCTGGTGCGCCTGCGGTTAGCGTTTTCAACCGGTTTTGCTGTTGCCCCAGCACCTGCGCCAAGACCGCTGGGGGAGGCTTTCGCATGA
- a CDS encoding DUF5666 domain-containing protein has product MSPSPSPSPTVSPSPSPNPTDVAFKVFFIAEARVELDRDPGEHRFEVEGRFILGQTSDGIEVLRETVAVKFGDFAVTIPAGSFCRNDDNDGFKFENRAAGIKEIEIKDDGRFEVEGRDLNLANIELSQPVSFSLRIGNDFGETRIPFDRNGRFKNPNPFPSPSPSPTVSPSPSPSPTVSPSPSPSPTVSPSPSPSPTVSPSPSPSPTVSPSPSPSPTVSPSPSPSPTVSPSPSPSPTVSPSPSPSPTVSPSPSPSPELHLRGPIQALVVRGPNDGEVTVGGVRFIVTSHTRLEDENGNTITLNAFVVGEEVDAWGPPAANNTTTATRIRKR; this is encoded by the coding sequence GTGAGTCCAAGTCCTTCGCCATCACCGACGGTGAGTCCGAGCCCTTCGCCTAATCCCACGGACGTTGCTTTTAAGGTTTTCTTCATTGCCGAGGCGCGGGTGGAGTTGGACCGGGATCCTGGCGAGCATCGTTTTGAAGTCGAGGGAAGATTCATTCTCGGCCAAACCAGCGATGGCATCGAGGTTTTGCGCGAAACGGTCGCCGTCAAGTTCGGTGATTTTGCTGTGACCATCCCGGCCGGCTCGTTTTGTCGCAATGACGATAACGATGGCTTCAAGTTTGAAAATCGCGCGGCCGGCATCAAAGAGATCGAGATAAAAGACGACGGCCGCTTCGAGGTGGAAGGCCGCGATCTCAATTTGGCCAACATTGAGTTGAGCCAGCCCGTGTCATTTTCTCTGCGCATCGGCAACGACTTTGGCGAGACGAGGATTCCATTTGATCGTAACGGCCGCTTTAAGAATCCTAATCCTTTCCCCAGCCCTTCGCCTTCGCCAACGGTGAGTCCGAGCCCCTCGCCTTCGCCAACGGTGAGTCCGAGCCCCTCGCCCTCGCCAACGGTGAGTCCGAGCCCCTCGCCCTCGCCAACAGTGAGTCCGAGCCCCTCGCCTTCGCCAACGGTGAGTCCGAGCCCCTCGCCTTCGCCAACGGTGAGTCCGAGCCCCTCGCCCTCGCCAACGGTGAGTCCGAGCCCCTCGCCTTCGCCAACGGTGAGTCCGAGCCCCTCGCCCTCGCCAACGGTGAGTCCGAGCCCCTCGCCTTCGCCGGAGTTGCATCTTCGGGGGCCGATTCAAGCGCTGGTGGTACGCGGGCCGAACGACGGGGAGGTGACTGTTGGCGGGGTGAGGTTCATCGTCACCAGTCACACCCGGCTTGAAGATGAGAATGGCAACACCATCACCCTTAATGCGTTTGTGGTAGGTGAAGAGGTCGATGCCTGGGGCCCGCCGGCTGCCAACAATACGACAACGGCAACGCGAATTCGCAAAAGGTGA
- a CDS encoding c-type cytochrome, with product MQTARCSRHLGFGLLLAAMAMLSMGCEQKAKPTHLGPSAWNKQQWAEKTKGIRTSYNPDHDLNTETLTLVPGDERWLDFVYWSLNNKVAEHQVEAYGGTDWEGPQGGVIFHWAPGSHWETHTLASFGFTIGHIIGEHRWRDTMFPEFFEKYGGVYGVNVKDRLTEIDPKSPVPWVEFLAYCGGSDSPYYRYLFHQEEFVDPAAQKIYLIGGQGAGFAYSFERYYHEVREVLTDASAYQFFQMYDLYGPGFASRGNWAQQGLSNEMVRKLGYVDAEAEKAGAKPGVPGPTRYNPNPPAPEIPSDHPMYADMKAGQELYNQQCTPCHGIQGDGKGFLAAGFDVKPRDFRQGVYKFRSTNTGELPTIEDVERAIRVGVPNTTMPAWGQFLNDQQIHQLAVYLTIFSERFTEAITKGAQPAKIEMMAKPEAPAAEMLALGKKWFGELECAKCHGQTGKGDGPSADELKDDWGEKIAATDLTYKWTFKNGHAPEDVYRTMIGGLNGTPMPSYGDVLPDAKQRWAMVEYILSLSPAERPVKRLADFKDRKMPGAITKTGVVSAVMD from the coding sequence ATGCAGACCGCACGTTGTTCCCGCCACTTGGGCTTCGGCTTGCTGCTGGCAGCCATGGCCATGCTCAGCATGGGTTGTGAGCAGAAGGCCAAGCCCACCCATCTCGGCCCTTCCGCCTGGAACAAACAGCAATGGGCCGAAAAGACCAAAGGTATTCGCACCAGCTACAATCCCGATCACGACCTGAATACCGAGACGCTGACGCTGGTTCCCGGCGATGAGCGCTGGCTGGATTTTGTCTACTGGTCGCTCAACAACAAAGTCGCCGAGCACCAAGTCGAGGCGTATGGCGGCACCGATTGGGAAGGCCCGCAGGGTGGCGTGATTTTTCATTGGGCGCCCGGCAGTCATTGGGAGACGCACACGCTGGCCAGCTTCGGTTTCACCATCGGCCACATCATCGGCGAACACCGCTGGCGCGACACCATGTTCCCGGAATTTTTTGAAAAGTACGGTGGGGTTTATGGCGTCAACGTCAAGGACCGGCTCACCGAGATCGATCCGAAATCGCCGGTGCCGTGGGTGGAATTTCTCGCCTATTGCGGCGGCAGCGACAGTCCGTATTACCGTTATCTTTTCCATCAGGAGGAGTTCGTCGATCCCGCCGCGCAAAAAATTTATTTGATCGGCGGACAGGGCGCTGGCTTTGCGTACAGTTTCGAGCGGTATTATCACGAAGTGCGGGAGGTGCTCACTGACGCCAGCGCTTATCAATTTTTCCAAATGTATGATCTCTACGGGCCGGGCTTTGCTTCGCGCGGCAACTGGGCGCAACAAGGGCTTTCCAACGAGATGGTGCGCAAGCTGGGCTACGTGGACGCCGAAGCAGAAAAAGCTGGTGCGAAACCCGGGGTGCCCGGGCCGACGCGTTACAACCCCAATCCCCCGGCGCCGGAAATTCCTTCCGACCATCCGATGTATGCGGACATGAAAGCCGGGCAGGAACTTTACAACCAGCAATGCACGCCCTGCCATGGCATTCAGGGCGATGGCAAGGGATTTTTGGCTGCCGGCTTCGATGTGAAGCCGCGCGACTTCCGGCAGGGAGTTTATAAATTTCGTTCCACTAATACCGGCGAGCTGCCCACCATCGAAGACGTCGAGCGCGCGATTCGCGTTGGCGTGCCCAACACCACGATGCCGGCGTGGGGGCAGTTTCTCAATGACCAGCAGATTCATCAACTGGCGGTGTATTTGACCATTTTCTCGGAACGCTTTACGGAGGCAATTACCAAAGGCGCGCAACCGGCGAAAATCGAGATGATGGCCAAACCAGAAGCGCCGGCGGCGGAGATGTTGGCCCTTGGCAAAAAATGGTTTGGCGAGTTGGAGTGCGCCAAGTGCCATGGCCAAACCGGCAAGGGCGATGGGCCTTCCGCGGATGAGTTGAAAGACGACTGGGGAGAGAAGATTGCGGCAACGGATTTGACTTACAAGTGGACGTTCAAAAACGGCCATGCGCCGGAGGATGTTTATCGCACCATGATCGGCGGCCTCAACGGCACACCCATGCCGTCTTATGGAGACGTGCTGCCCGATGCCAAGCAGCGGTGGGCGATGGTGGAATATATTCTGTCGCTGTCGCCGGCGGAGCGACCGGTCAAGCGTTTGGCTGATTTCAAGGATCGCAAGATGCCCGGCGCCATCACCAAAACCGGCGTCGTCAGCGCCGTGATGGATTGA
- a CDS encoding MarR family transcriptional regulator: MPSLFDLSHQHQDVDSKIAAALERLSQAFRVLLWEKNKDYNLSPIQIQFLVYLLYHTTAQCTVSQLAKEFTLTPATVSDAITTLEEKELVSRARWQDDRRVAFVSLTAEGKKIARRLSTWANVIQENLAQFDAKEKVVVMKFLMRLIESLQQAGVITIARMCITCKFFQPEAHANTKAPHHCRLLDKPLANSEWRLDCPEHEMMSVE; this comes from the coding sequence ATGCCTTCTCTTTTTGACCTCTCGCATCAGCACCAGGACGTCGACAGCAAGATTGCCGCGGCTCTCGAACGCCTGTCGCAAGCCTTTCGGGTTTTGCTTTGGGAAAAAAACAAGGATTACAATCTCAGCCCGATTCAGATTCAGTTTTTGGTTTATCTGCTTTATCACACGACGGCACAATGCACGGTTAGCCAATTAGCCAAAGAATTCACCTTGACGCCGGCAACGGTGAGCGATGCCATCACCACGCTGGAAGAGAAAGAATTGGTGTCGCGCGCGCGCTGGCAGGACGATCGCCGCGTCGCTTTTGTTTCGTTGACGGCCGAAGGCAAGAAAATCGCGCGCCGGCTGTCCACTTGGGCCAATGTGATTCAGGAGAACCTTGCCCAATTTGATGCGAAAGAAAAAGTGGTGGTGATGAAATTTTTGATGCGGTTGATCGAGTCCTTGCAGCAAGCCGGCGTGATCACCATTGCCAGAATGTGCATCACCTGCAAGTTTTTTCAACCCGAGGCGCATGCGAACACGAAGGCACCGCATCATTGCCGGTTGTTGGATAAACCTCTGGCAAATTCCGAATGGCGGCTGGACTGCCCGGAGCATGAGATGATGAGCGTGGAATAA
- a CDS encoding cytochrome P460 family protein, with product MSKKAVLTMIGLVAALCLSLGAFHTMAENNKVDYPEGYRAWPHVKSMVLQEGHPLYESFGGIHHVYANAKALAAMKAGKPHPDGAVLVFDLLEAKAENNAIVEGSRKVVGVMQKHSKKFAETGGWGFEGFKGDTKERVVTDANSACFACHAGQKAQDYVFSTYRQ from the coding sequence ATGAGCAAAAAGGCTGTACTCACCATGATCGGCCTGGTGGCGGCGCTGTGCTTAAGCCTGGGCGCTTTCCACACCATGGCGGAGAACAATAAGGTCGATTACCCCGAAGGTTACCGCGCCTGGCCGCACGTGAAGTCGATGGTGCTGCAGGAGGGTCATCCGCTGTACGAGTCCTTCGGCGGCATTCACCACGTTTACGCCAACGCCAAGGCCCTGGCGGCGATGAAGGCAGGCAAGCCGCATCCGGACGGCGCCGTGTTGGTGTTCGATCTGCTCGAAGCCAAGGCCGAAAATAATGCCATCGTCGAGGGCAGCCGCAAAGTCGTCGGCGTCATGCAAAAGCATTCCAAAAAGTTTGCCGAGACCGGCGGCTGGGGCTTCGAGGGCTTTAAAGGCGATACGAAAGAGCGGGTGGTGACGGACGCCAACAGCGCCTGCTTTGCCTGCCATGCCGGCCAGAAGGCACAGGATTACGTTTTTTCCACCTATCGTCAATAA